Proteins from a single region of Thermococcus alcaliphilus:
- a CDS encoding DNA-directed DNA polymerase, with protein MILDTDYITKDGKPIIRIFKKENGEFKIELDPHFQPYIYALLKDDSAIEEIKAIKGERHGKTVRVLDAVKVRKKFLGREFEVWKLIFEHPQDVPAMRGKIREHPAVVDIYEYDIPFAKRYLIDKGLIPMEGDEELKLFAFDIETFYHEGDEFGKGEIIMISYADEEEARVITWKNIDLPYVDVVSNEREMIKRFVQVVKEKDPDVIITYNGDNFDLPYLIKRAEKLGVRLVLGRDKEHPEPKIQRMGDSFAVEIKGRIHFDLFPVVRRTINLPTYTLEAVYEAVLGKTKSKLGAEEIAAIWETEESMKKLAQYSMEDARATYELGKEFFPMEAELAKLIGQSVWDVSRSSTGNLVEWYLLRVAYARNELAPNKPDEEEYKRRLRTTYLGGYVKEPEKGLWENIIYLDFRSLYPSIIVTHNVSPDTLEKEGCKNYDVAPIVGYRFCKDFPGFIPSILGDLIAMRQDIKKKMKATIDPIEKKMLDYRQRAVKLLANSYYGYMGYPKARWYSKECAESVTAWGRHYIEMTIREIEEKFGFKVLYADTDGFYATIPGEKPEIIKKKAKEFLNYINSKLPGLLELEYEGFYLRGFFVTKKRYAVIDEEGRITTRGLEVVRRDWSEIAKETQAKVLEAILKEGSVEKAVEIVRDVVEKIAKYRVPLEKLVIHEQITRDLKDYKAIGPHVAIAKRLAARGIKVKPGTIISYIVLKGSGKISDRVILLTEYDPRKHRYDPDYYIENQVLPAVLRILEAFGYRKEDLRYQSSKQTGLDAWLKR; from the coding sequence ATGATACTGGACACTGATTACATAACAAAAGATGGCAAGCCTATAATCCGAATTTTTAAGAAAGAGAACGGGGAGTTTAAAATAGAACTTGACCCTCATTTTCAGCCCTATATATATGCTCTTCTCAAAGATGACTCCGCTATTGAGGAGATAAAGGCAATAAAGGGCGAGAGACATGGAAAAACTGTGAGAGTGCTCGATGCAGTGAAAGTCAGGAAAAAATTTTTGGGAAGGGAATTTGAAGTCTGGAAGCTCATTTTCGAGCATCCCCAAGACGTTCCAGCCATGAGGGGCAAAATAAGGGAACATCCAGCTGTGGTTGACATTTACGAATATGACATACCCTTTGCCAAGCGTTATCTCATAGACAAGGGCTTGATTCCCATGGAGGGAGACGAGGAGCTTAAGCTTTTTGCCTTTGATATTGAAACGTTTTATCATGAGGGAGATGAATTTGGAAAGGGCGAGATAATAATGATCAGTTATGCCGATGAAGAAGAAGCCAGAGTAATCACATGGAAAAATATCGATTTGCCGTATGTTGATGTTGTATCCAATGAAAGAGAAATGATAAAGCGTTTTGTTCAAGTTGTTAAAGAAAAAGACCCCGATGTGATAATAACTTACAATGGGGACAATTTTGATTTGCCGTATCTCATAAAACGGGCAGAAAAGCTGGGAGTTCGGCTTGTCTTGGGAAGAGACAAAGAACATCCCGAACCCAAGATCCAAAGGATGGGAGATAGCTTCGCTGTAGAAATCAAGGGTAGAATACACTTTGATCTTTTCCCAGTTGTGCGAAGGACGATAAACCTCCCAACGTATACGCTTGAGGCGGTTTATGAAGCAGTTTTAGGAAAAACCAAAAGTAAATTAGGAGCAGAGGAAATTGCCGCTATCTGGGAAACAGAAGAAAGCATGAAAAAACTAGCTCAGTACTCAATGGAAGATGCTAGGGCAACTTATGAGCTCGGAAAGGAATTCTTCCCTATGGAAGCTGAGCTGGCAAAGCTGATAGGTCAAAGTGTATGGGACGTCTCGAGATCAAGCACCGGCAACCTCGTGGAGTGGTATCTTTTAAGGGTGGCATACGCGAGGAATGAACTTGCACCGAACAAACCTGATGAGGAAGAGTATAAACGGCGCTTAAGAACAACTTACCTGGGAGGATATGTAAAAGAGCCAGAAAAGGGTTTGTGGGAAAATATCATTTATTTGGATTTCCGCAGTCTGTACCCTTCAATAATAGTTACTCACAACGTATCCCCAGATACCCTTGAAAAAGAGGGCTGTAAGAATTACGATGTTGCTCCGATAGTAGGATATAGGTTCTGCAAGGACTTTCCGGGTTTTATTCCCTCCATACTCGGGGACTTAATTGCAATGAGGCAAGATATAAAGAAGAAAATGAAAGCTACAATTGACCCAATCGAAAAGAAAATGCTTGATTATAGGCAAAGGGCCGTTAAATTGCTTGCAAACAGTTACTACGGCTATATGGGGTATCCTAAGGCAAGATGGTACTCGAAGGAATGTGCCGAAAGTGTTACCGCATGGGGAAGACACTACATAGAGATGACGATAAGAGAAATAGAGGAAAAATTCGGTTTTAAGGTTCTTTATGCTGATACAGACGGGTTTTATGCCACAATACCCGGGGAAAAGCCTGAAATCATTAAAAAGAAAGCCAAGGAATTCCTAAACTACATAAACTCTAAACTTCCAGGTCTGCTTGAGCTTGAGTATGAGGGCTTTTACTTGAGAGGATTCTTTGTTACAAAAAAGCGCTATGCAGTCATAGATGAAGAGGGTAGAATAACAACAAGGGGCTTGGAAGTAGTAAGGAGAGATTGGAGTGAGATAGCTAAGGAGACTCAGGCAAAAGTTTTAGAGGCTATACTTAAAGAGGGAAGTGTTGAAAAAGCTGTAGAAATTGTCAGAGATGTTGTAGAGAAAATAGCAAAATACAGGGTTCCACTTGAAAAGCTTGTTATCCATGAGCAGATTACCAGGGATTTAAAGGACTACAAAGCCATTGGCCCTCATGTAGCGATAGCAAAAAGGCTCGCCGCAAGAGGGATAAAAGTGAAACCGGGCACAATAATAAGTTATATCGTTCTCAAAGGAAGCGGAAAGATAAGCGATAGGGTAATTTTACTTACAGAATACGATCCTAGAAAACACAGGTACGATCCGGACTACTACATAGAAAACCAAGTTTTGCCGGCAGTACTTAGGATACTCGAAGCATTTGGATACAGAAAAGAGGATTTAAGGTATCAAAGCTCAAAACAAACTGGCTTAGATGCATGGCTCAAGAGGTAG
- a CDS encoding RsmB/NOP family class I SAM-dependent RNA methyltransferase: protein MELFYRITLHELIADILTLIEERELSSKNALERVFKRVSGKDRERARGLAHAYVFEIEKWRKKIDFIANSLLKGTRIEDLDLYLANLLRIGIFEMKFKGVNPAIATDSVVRVVKEKYDLNRAKFVNAVLRETEKFDLEKALKKLKEKDRIEYLSVKFSHPRWYVEYVIDLLGYENAIRLLLSNNRPQRYYVRVNPLKTNIDKLAEYLEEHGVRTARTPVDDVLKILEYETPITRLDWYKEGYFVIQDLASAYVAHVLAPEKGERVLDLAAAPGSKTFHVAHLMENTGEIVAVDYSVERLQKMKAKMKVLGVKNVKLVHADGMKFKDKEPFDKIILDAPCSSSGTYRQFPEVKWRFDEKKIKKVIQVQKAMIRNAYKNLREGGEMTYSTCSIRVDENEENIKYAINKVGFELLDYPFTWGEKGFTEIGDKVFRSFTHLHDCNSFFIAKLKK, encoded by the coding sequence ATGGAGTTGTTCTACAGAATAACCCTTCACGAACTCATTGCAGATATACTGACCCTCATAGAGGAGCGTGAGCTTTCATCAAAAAATGCTTTGGAGAGAGTTTTCAAGAGGGTTAGTGGAAAGGACAGAGAAAGGGCGAGAGGTTTGGCTCATGCTTACGTCTTTGAAATTGAAAAATGGAGGAAAAAAATAGATTTTATTGCGAATTCTCTCCTCAAAGGAACCAGAATCGAGGATCTCGACCTTTACCTTGCGAACCTTCTTAGGATTGGTATATTTGAAATGAAGTTTAAGGGTGTTAATCCAGCAATAGCCACAGATTCGGTAGTTAGAGTTGTAAAGGAAAAATACGACTTAAACAGAGCAAAATTTGTAAATGCTGTTCTTAGAGAGACAGAAAAATTCGATCTGGAAAAAGCTCTAAAAAAGCTTAAAGAAAAGGATAGGATAGAATATCTAAGCGTAAAATTTTCCCATCCACGCTGGTATGTTGAATACGTAATTGACCTTCTCGGCTATGAAAATGCTATAAGACTCTTGCTGAGCAATAACAGACCTCAAAGATACTACGTTAGAGTCAATCCATTAAAAACTAACATAGACAAGCTTGCGGAATATTTGGAAGAACATGGCGTTAGAACGGCAAGAACCCCAGTTGATGACGTTCTAAAGATTTTGGAATACGAAACACCTATAACCCGCTTGGATTGGTATAAAGAGGGCTATTTTGTTATTCAAGACCTTGCGAGCGCATACGTAGCCCACGTCCTTGCCCCAGAAAAAGGTGAGAGGGTTTTAGATCTTGCCGCTGCCCCGGGAAGCAAAACCTTCCACGTGGCCCATTTAATGGAAAATACTGGGGAGATAGTTGCCGTTGATTATTCCGTCGAAAGGCTCCAAAAAATGAAGGCAAAAATGAAAGTTCTTGGCGTCAAAAACGTCAAACTTGTGCACGCAGATGGAATGAAATTTAAAGATAAAGAGCCATTTGACAAGATAATTCTCGATGCTCCCTGCTCTTCTTCCGGAACATACAGGCAATTCCCGGAGGTTAAATGGCGCTTTGATGAGAAAAAGATAAAGAAGGTTATTCAGGTTCAAAAAGCTATGATAAGAAACGCTTACAAAAATCTAAGAGAAGGCGGGGAAATGACGTATTCCACGTGCTCAATAAGAGTCGATGAAAATGAGGAGAACATAAAGTACGCCATAAATAAGGTAGGTTTTGAACTCCTCGATTATCCGTTCACCTGGGGAGAGAAGGGGTTCACTGAGATCGGAGATAAAGTTTTTAGGAGTTTCACCCATTTACACGACTGTAACAGCTTTTTCATTGCAAAATTGAAAAAATAA
- a CDS encoding choice-of-anchor L domain-containing protein has translation MCELKKLITLGILFLFLASLGSFAVSLPAPRDAKQEALAILSKDSRNTLVSATFEGGDGQIFISNIDKLGFPIEGDSYVILSSGIASSAVNGDIGSEGGISIPNGHPVFGTEINDVATLTIKLKVPANAETLSFKWLFGSNEIPSYVDEYRDFFRAYVILPDGSTKDMALLPNGNIPYVGDGIQNYTAPPADPTVNINEVTSIYTASLDVSRYRGKVITLVFQIADEYDSAVDTFAFIDDLKFIGGKGKADRRSYIMMIQIWSKYFFNKYDQFAALYASSEEVGVSNETLKKALELHLNATEQMLYAWHTDDLESIRVKIWKQYVPLPRVYAVRRAYLYERDAISLLESAIQEIES, from the coding sequence GTGTGTGAATTGAAAAAGTTGATAACCCTAGGAATTCTGTTTTTGTTCCTGGCTAGTTTAGGAAGTTTTGCAGTTAGTTTGCCTGCTCCTAGAGATGCAAAACAAGAAGCTCTTGCCATTCTAAGTAAGGATTCTAGGAATACTCTCGTAAGTGCTACTTTTGAAGGAGGGGATGGTCAGATTTTTATATCCAATATTGACAAGCTGGGATTCCCAATAGAGGGAGATTCATACGTAATTTTAAGTTCTGGAATCGCAAGCAGTGCAGTAAATGGGGACATTGGATCAGAAGGAGGAATCTCAATACCGAATGGACACCCAGTATTTGGAACCGAAATAAATGACGTCGCAACTTTAACCATTAAGCTAAAAGTTCCTGCTAATGCCGAAACCTTGTCTTTCAAGTGGCTCTTTGGTTCAAACGAGATTCCAAGTTATGTAGATGAGTATAGGGATTTCTTTAGGGCATATGTTATATTACCCGATGGTTCTACTAAAGATATGGCTCTTTTGCCTAATGGCAATATACCCTATGTGGGAGATGGAATTCAAAACTATACAGCTCCTCCAGCAGACCCAACCGTAAATATTAATGAAGTCACATCAATCTACACAGCGAGTCTAGATGTAAGTAGGTATAGAGGAAAAGTAATAACTCTGGTATTTCAAATAGCTGACGAATATGATAGTGCAGTAGACACTTTCGCATTCATTGATGACTTGAAATTCATTGGGGGTAAAGGAAAGGCAGATAGAAGAAGCTACATAATGATGATCCAGATCTGGAGCAAGTACTTTTTTAACAAATACGATCAGTTTGCAGCGCTATATGCAAGCTCCGAAGAAGTTGGGGTCAGTAATGAAACTTTAAAAAAGGCATTGGAACTCCACCTTAATGCGACCGAGCAAATGCTCTATGCTTGGCACACTGATGATCTTGAGAGCATAAGGGTAAAGATTTGGAAACAGTATGTGCCTTTACCCAGAGTTTATGCAGTAAGAAGAGCGTATCTTTATGAGAGAGATGCGATAAGCCTATTAGAAAGTGCCATCCAAGAAATAGAGTCTTAA
- a CDS encoding TIGR00296 family protein, producing the protein MYKIKDEWGELLVKLARKAIEEYLKSGKEIEPPKDTPPELWEKMGVFVTLNRVGVPPTQALRGCIGFPYPIYPLVRATIKAAIYAAVDDPRFPPVTLDELDNLTIEVSVLTPPEPVEGPPHERPKKIKVGRDGLIIKKGIYSGLLLPQVPIEWGWDEEEFLSETCWKAGLPPDCWLDEDTEVYRFTAEIFEEEYPKGPVKRKPLP; encoded by the coding sequence ATGTATAAGATAAAAGATGAGTGGGGAGAACTTCTAGTGAAGCTTGCCAGAAAAGCCATAGAGGAGTACCTGAAGTCCGGTAAGGAAATAGAACCTCCTAAAGACACTCCTCCCGAGCTCTGGGAAAAAATGGGGGTTTTTGTAACTCTCAATAGGGTAGGTGTTCCCCCTACGCAGGCATTACGTGGGTGCATAGGTTTTCCATATCCAATATATCCTCTAGTCAGAGCCACTATAAAAGCTGCTATTTATGCAGCCGTTGATGATCCGCGATTTCCTCCCGTAACACTTGACGAACTTGATAATCTAACGATAGAAGTCAGTGTTCTAACTCCTCCAGAGCCTGTAGAGGGGCCTCCTCATGAAAGACCTAAAAAGATAAAGGTTGGAAGGGATGGACTTATCATTAAAAAGGGGATTTACAGCGGGCTTTTGCTTCCTCAAGTTCCTATTGAATGGGGATGGGATGAAGAGGAATTCTTGAGTGAAACATGCTGGAAAGCAGGTCTTCCACCGGATTGCTGGCTAGATGAAGATACGGAAGTTTACCGTTTTACAGCGGAGATTTTTGAGGAGGAGTATCCTAAGGGGCCTGTGAAGAGAAAGCCACTTCCATAG
- a CDS encoding MTH1187 family thiamine-binding protein has product MGVIIEFVIVPLGELSLSKYIAHVVKLLEEKGVKYQLTPMGTIIEVPTLREGLKIVEEAHEAMFVLGAKRVSTTIRIDDRRDKDRKMEDKVKSVFEKVRGDKD; this is encoded by the coding sequence GTGGGGGTAATTATTGAATTTGTCATTGTTCCGTTGGGAGAACTAAGCTTAAGCAAATATATCGCTCATGTAGTAAAGCTTTTAGAGGAGAAGGGGGTAAAATATCAATTGACTCCTATGGGCACAATCATTGAAGTCCCAACTCTCAGAGAGGGCCTAAAGATAGTTGAAGAGGCTCATGAGGCGATGTTTGTACTAGGTGCAAAGAGAGTTTCAACAACGATAAGAATTGATGACAGAAGGGACAAGGATAGAAAAATGGAGGATAAGGTAAAATCAGTTTTTGAGAAAGTCCGGGGGGATAAAGATTAA
- a CDS encoding DUF373 family protein, whose amino-acid sequence MLAIDRDDDFGKKAGVRGPVIGRDACIDAALKLSLADPEDSDANVLYAAVKLYDELKERGEFEGVEVALITGHPDVGVKSDLELQKQLEEVLKRFPADGVIPVTDGAEDEQIFPIITSRIPIISTRRVVVKQSESIETTYYILYRYLKEILSDPEAAKIFFGLPGMILLIYGVARLLSIKYQQSVAIISSTVTGLILFLIGGYFFAKAFRIREVLGHFLTKGFIQFVSAVAAIFVLFAGAVNAYLNLESIALQLTGRYPGTELLGVVIFLNAINTPFIVALGVLMIGKIVHSYLRKDYHIWYYISGILLLPALWITIDVTTLYALSIVSFYSIEFLKKGLIAIADIALATLVGMYLRDKVRGWEKVETERSTPGV is encoded by the coding sequence GTGCTTGCCATCGATAGAGATGATGATTTTGGAAAAAAAGCTGGGGTTAGGGGACCTGTTATTGGAAGGGATGCATGCATAGATGCCGCTCTGAAACTTAGCCTTGCCGACCCTGAAGACAGCGATGCCAACGTTTTATATGCTGCAGTAAAGCTCTACGACGAGCTTAAAGAAAGGGGAGAATTTGAAGGGGTTGAAGTAGCACTCATTACAGGGCATCCAGATGTAGGTGTTAAGAGCGATCTGGAACTACAAAAACAGTTAGAAGAGGTTCTTAAGCGTTTTCCCGCTGATGGAGTTATACCAGTGACAGATGGAGCAGAAGATGAGCAAATATTCCCCATAATAACTTCAAGAATTCCTATCATAAGCACTCGCAGGGTTGTAGTAAAACAAAGCGAAAGCATTGAGACAACGTATTACATTCTGTATCGCTATCTAAAAGAAATCTTAAGTGATCCTGAAGCAGCAAAAATCTTCTTTGGGCTCCCTGGAATGATATTACTCATTTATGGCGTTGCCCGGTTGCTTTCTATAAAATATCAACAGAGTGTTGCAATAATTTCCTCAACCGTTACCGGGTTAATACTCTTTCTCATAGGAGGATACTTCTTCGCAAAGGCTTTCCGAATAAGGGAAGTTTTAGGGCACTTCCTAACCAAGGGATTTATACAGTTTGTTTCTGCTGTTGCAGCAATATTCGTTCTCTTCGCTGGAGCAGTGAACGCTTATCTTAACTTAGAAAGCATTGCACTCCAATTAACCGGGAGGTATCCTGGGACGGAGCTCTTAGGAGTAGTTATTTTTCTAAATGCCATAAACACCCCATTTATCGTTGCACTGGGCGTTTTAATGATAGGCAAGATCGTTCATTCTTACCTGAGAAAGGATTACCATATATGGTATTACATAAGCGGCATTTTGCTGTTGCCGGCATTGTGGATAACAATTGATGTTACTACACTCTATGCCCTCTCAATAGTATCCTTCTATTCCATCGAATTCCTGAAGAAAGGGCTCATAGCAATTGCCGATATAGCCCTTGCAACCCTTGTTGGAATGTATCTAAGGGATAAAGTAAGAGGATGGGAGAAAGTTGAAACTGAAAGAAGCACTCCGGGAGTATGA
- a CDS encoding deoxyribonuclease IV produces the protein MIKIDRLRFGTAGIPLSTPKPSTISGIEQVRKLGLDAMELEFVRGVNIKPEMAKKIKYVAQKNDVLLTAHAPYYINLNATEKAKVEASKRRIIQSAERLHEAGGWSVVFHAGYYLKQDPSKVYEKIKNEIKDIVKVLQDKGIDVWIRPELTGKPTQFGNLKELIKLSQDVEQVLPAIDFAHCHARNKGKYNSAEEWREMLSLIEKELGREALDNMHIHISGINYSEKGEKNHLNLQESDMKWEDLLRVLKEFRVKGVVISESPNIEGDALLMKKKYEEIRV, from the coding sequence ATGATAAAGATTGACAGGCTGAGATTCGGAACAGCCGGAATACCTCTTTCAACACCAAAGCCCTCAACGATCTCTGGCATAGAACAGGTTAGAAAGCTTGGCTTAGATGCAATGGAGCTTGAGTTTGTGAGGGGAGTTAATATAAAACCCGAAATGGCCAAAAAAATAAAATATGTTGCACAAAAGAACGATGTTCTTCTCACGGCACATGCGCCTTATTACATAAACCTAAACGCAACAGAGAAAGCGAAAGTGGAAGCAAGCAAAAGGAGGATAATCCAGAGTGCCGAGCGTTTGCACGAGGCTGGAGGCTGGAGCGTAGTGTTTCACGCAGGCTACTATTTAAAACAAGACCCTTCAAAGGTCTATGAGAAAATTAAGAATGAAATAAAGGACATTGTGAAAGTCCTGCAGGACAAAGGAATAGACGTGTGGATAAGGCCAGAGCTGACTGGAAAGCCAACCCAGTTTGGAAACCTTAAGGAGCTAATAAAGCTAAGCCAAGATGTTGAACAAGTTTTACCGGCTATAGATTTCGCCCACTGTCATGCTAGAAACAAAGGAAAGTACAACAGTGCTGAAGAGTGGAGGGAGATGCTGTCACTCATCGAGAAGGAACTTGGAAGAGAGGCTTTAGATAACATGCATATCCACATAAGCGGAATAAACTACTCCGAAAAGGGCGAAAAGAATCATCTGAATCTGCAAGAAAGTGACATGAAGTGGGAGGATTTGCTAAGGGTTTTGAAAGAGTTCAGGGTTAAAGGAGTCGTTATAAGCGAGAGCCCCAACATAGAGGGCGATGCTCTGTTAATGAAGAAAAAATATGAGGAAATCAGAGTTTAG
- a CDS encoding aminotransferase class V-fold PLP-dependent enzyme — protein MSIKHLFPGLKNFKAYLNTASAGFLPLTALKRIMDFSSYLADFKEGADSVDFLDREIMEKVLEEGAKLFHTSKENLTLTIQTTEGLKRLLSSLEPRKGMNIVSFDIEFPSLACLLKSYAKKHRLELRIVKNRGGWYFIEDAEKAVDDNTFAVIGSSVQWISGQRMNLKEISKIAHEHGAWLIADAVQHAGGLVLYPEREGVDAFAAGGEKWLLNPSIGSGIMYISNELIEEASPLPGLLNMKPPMGEWSSWWGMPEKNPWGEFELKNDARKLDFGGGPPYLMATALWGALELINALNIEKIEKHNTKLAGKIRDEALSLGLEVIGNENWENSAIVTIKTGLSYEKEEEIYQQMIAEEIKVSHRGALGHYGIRVSPHLYNEMEDVEIFLNFLVDYLSKL, from the coding sequence ATGAGCATTAAACATCTTTTTCCCGGATTAAAGAATTTTAAAGCTTATTTGAACACGGCAAGTGCTGGATTTTTGCCTTTAACTGCTCTCAAAAGAATTATGGATTTTTCGTCTTATCTGGCAGATTTCAAGGAAGGAGCTGACTCAGTGGACTTTTTAGACAGAGAAATCATGGAAAAAGTCCTCGAAGAGGGAGCAAAGCTTTTTCATACCAGCAAAGAGAATCTAACCCTAACAATCCAGACAACAGAGGGGCTGAAAAGATTACTCTCATCGCTGGAGCCGAGAAAGGGTATGAATATTGTTTCCTTTGATATAGAGTTTCCCTCACTCGCCTGTCTTCTTAAAAGCTATGCAAAAAAGCACCGTCTGGAGCTCAGGATCGTCAAAAACAGAGGTGGCTGGTACTTCATTGAAGATGCTGAGAAAGCTGTAGATGATAACACCTTTGCAGTAATCGGGAGCAGTGTCCAGTGGATCTCGGGCCAAAGGATGAACCTAAAGGAAATATCCAAAATTGCCCACGAGCATGGGGCATGGCTCATAGCGGATGCTGTTCAGCATGCTGGTGGTTTGGTATTATATCCAGAAAGAGAAGGAGTTGATGCCTTTGCTGCTGGGGGTGAGAAGTGGTTACTTAACCCCTCTATTGGTTCAGGGATTATGTATATCTCCAATGAGCTTATCGAAGAAGCCTCGCCACTGCCCGGACTGTTGAATATGAAGCCTCCTATGGGAGAGTGGTCATCGTGGTGGGGAATGCCTGAAAAGAATCCTTGGGGAGAATTCGAGCTTAAAAACGATGCGAGAAAGCTTGACTTTGGTGGTGGCCCGCCTTACCTTATGGCAACAGCTCTCTGGGGAGCCCTTGAGTTGATAAACGCTCTAAACATAGAGAAAATTGAGAAGCACAACACCAAGCTCGCAGGAAAGATTAGAGATGAAGCTCTGAGCTTGGGGTTAGAGGTTATTGGTAACGAAAACTGGGAAAACTCGGCAATAGTTACAATAAAAACAGGCTTGAGCTATGAGAAAGAAGAAGAAATTTACCAACAGATGATCGCTGAAGAGATAAAGGTCAGTCACAGGGGAGCGTTGGGTCATTACGGTATACGGGTTTCTCCTCACTTGTACAACGAAATGGAGGATGTTGAGATATTTTTGAATTTCCTCGTGGATTATCTTTCTAAACTCTGA
- a CDS encoding P1 family peptidase: MKAPELGIKIGVFEHGKKNSMSDVKGVKVGHVTLIRGEGKLIPGKGPVRTGVTAIIPHNGNIYKEKLLASAFVMNGYAKPVGLAQVQELGTLETPIILTNTLSIGTVADALIDYMLEQNEDIGVSTGSVNPVVMECNDSYLNDIRGKHVKREHIFEAIENAKEDFEEGAVGAGTGMSAFEFKGGIGSSSRVVHIEGRKYTVGALVLSNFGKREDLTIAGVPVGLELKNWPGKGGEGKGSIIMIVATDSPLTSRQLYRVAKRGTVGLARTGGYAYNGSGDIVFAFSTAQRVKHYQNDPLSIKALPDSILSPLFKATAEAVEEAIINSLLHAKTMSGRDNHIRYALPKEELIKIMEKYGRLEKS, translated from the coding sequence ATGAAAGCCCCTGAACTTGGCATCAAGATTGGAGTTTTTGAACATGGAAAGAAAAACTCAATGAGCGATGTTAAAGGCGTCAAAGTTGGTCACGTCACGCTAATCCGAGGCGAAGGAAAACTTATCCCAGGTAAAGGTCCTGTAAGAACGGGAGTGACAGCGATAATCCCTCATAATGGAAACATCTATAAGGAAAAGCTTCTGGCAAGTGCTTTCGTTATGAACGGTTACGCCAAACCAGTTGGCTTAGCTCAAGTGCAAGAACTGGGAACCCTTGAGACGCCGATAATACTAACCAACACTCTAAGCATCGGCACTGTTGCTGATGCCCTTATAGATTACATGCTTGAGCAAAATGAGGACATAGGAGTGAGTACAGGTTCAGTTAATCCAGTGGTCATGGAATGCAACGACTCCTACCTAAATGACATCAGAGGTAAGCACGTCAAAAGAGAGCACATATTTGAAGCAATTGAAAATGCAAAAGAAGACTTTGAAGAAGGTGCCGTTGGCGCTGGAACTGGGATGAGTGCCTTCGAGTTTAAGGGAGGTATTGGCTCTTCTTCTAGGGTTGTGCATATTGAGGGCAGAAAGTACACCGTTGGAGCTTTGGTTTTGAGCAATTTTGGTAAAAGGGAGGATTTAACGATAGCTGGAGTTCCCGTAGGGCTGGAGCTGAAGAACTGGCCTGGAAAAGGGGGAGAAGGAAAGGGAAGCATAATAATGATTGTTGCAACAGATTCTCCTCTTACTTCAAGACAGCTGTACAGGGTCGCTAAGAGGGGAACCGTAGGGTTAGCAAGAACCGGGGGTTATGCATATAATGGAAGCGGAGATATAGTTTTTGCCTTTTCGACTGCTCAGAGAGTAAAACACTACCAAAACGATCCGCTAAGCATAAAAGCACTCCCTGATAGCATCCTGTCACCCCTCTTTAAAGCTACAGCTGAGGCTGTTGAGGAGGCGATAATTAACTCCCTTCTCCATGCAAAGACCATGAGCGGAAGAGACAATCACATCCGCTACGCTCTTCCCAAAGAAGAGCTCATAAAAATAATGGAAAAGTATGGAAGGTTAGAAAAAAGCTGA
- the cobO gene encoding cob(I)yrinic acid a,c-diamide adenosyltransferase → MTKMVDWKEKLGLVHIYTGNGKGKTTAALGLALRMLGNGGKVIMIQFLKSANVYGEQRKAKECGVVVESYGLPKFVHGKPEPEEIEAAKKALERAKEVVKSGKWDLVILDEICVALGFEMIKIEEVKELIKEKAPNTELVLTGRYCPEELYELADYVTEMREIKHPYTKGVVARKGVEY, encoded by the coding sequence GTGACTAAAATGGTTGACTGGAAAGAGAAACTCGGCTTGGTACACATATACACAGGAAACGGAAAAGGAAAAACCACAGCTGCCTTGGGCTTAGCATTAAGAATGCTTGGAAACGGAGGAAAAGTGATTATGATACAGTTTTTGAAATCAGCTAATGTCTATGGCGAACAGAGAAAAGCCAAAGAATGCGGGGTTGTTGTTGAATCCTATGGTTTACCAAAGTTCGTTCACGGAAAACCTGAGCCAGAAGAGATTGAAGCTGCAAAAAAAGCATTAGAAAGAGCTAAGGAAGTTGTTAAAAGTGGCAAATGGGATCTCGTAATTCTAGACGAAATATGCGTAGCTTTGGGATTTGAGATGATAAAAATCGAAGAGGTTAAAGAGCTCATAAAAGAAAAAGCTCCAAATACTGAACTTGTTCTAACAGGCAGATATTGTCCGGAAGAGCTTTATGAATTAGCAGACTATGTAACGGAAATGAGGGAAATAAAACATCCCTATACCAAGGGAGTAGTTGCCAGAAAGGGTGTAGAGTACTAA